Proteins encoded together in one Columba livia isolate bColLiv1 breed racing homer chromosome 3, bColLiv1.pat.W.v2, whole genome shotgun sequence window:
- the MYCN gene encoding N-myc proto-oncogene protein, which translates to MPGMVSKNPDLEFDSLQPCFYPDEDDFYLCGPDSAPPGEDIWKKFELLPTPPLSPSRAGLQEHPPGGGPVPWGGAALGGCRPTDPLDWASELLLLPPEADLWGGSDGGDFFETGLGVTNNLNSIIIQDCMWSGFSAREKLERAVSEKLQGKAPAAPPPPPGAAAGSPAAASGRAELGGAVPECVDPAVVFPFPVNKREAVAVAAAGGGTPRSSRPPRPAGDSRASSSSGDDTLSDSDDEDDEEEDEEEEIDVVTVEKRRSSSNKAVTTLTITVGPKNTTFPSVRTQQNELILKRCAPIHQQHNYAAPSPYMETEDAPPQKKLKIEVPRPVKPTIQPKSKSSSPRNSDSEDSERRRNHNILERQRRNDLRSSFLTLRDHVPELVKNEKAAKVVILKKATEYVHSLQAEEQKLLLEKEKLQARQQQLLKKIEYKRTC; encoded by the exons ATGCCAGGAATGGTCAGTAAAAACCCAGACCTCGAGTTCGACTCTTTGCAGCCCTGTTTCTACCCGGACGAAGATGACTTTTATTTGTGCGGGCCGGACTCCGCTCCCCCCGGGGAGGACATCTGGAAAAAGTTTGAGCTGCTGCCCACCCCTCCCCTGTCTCCCAGCCGGGCCGGGCTCCAGGAGCACCCCCCGGGAGGGGGCCCGGTGCCGTGGGGAGGGGCGGCCCTGGGGGGCTGCCGCCCCACCGACCCCCTGGACTGGGCGTCcgagctgctcctgctgccccccGAGGCCGACCTGTGGGGCGGCTCGGACGGAGGGGACTTCTTCGAGACGGGCCTCGGCGTGACCAACAACCTCAACTCCATCATCATCCAGGACTGTATGTGGAGCGGCTTCTCTGCCCGCGAGAAGCTGGAGCGGGCGGTCAGCGAGAAGCTGCAGGGCAaggcgcccgccgccccgccgccgcccccgggggCCGCCGCGggcagccccgccgccgccagcgGCCGTGCGGAGCTGGGCGGCGCCGTGCCCGAGTGCGTGGACCCGGCCGTGGTCTTTCCCTTCCCCGTCAACAAGCGGGAGGCGGTGGCGGTGGCAGCGGCGGGCGGCGGGACTCCGCGGAGCagccgcccgccgcgccccgccggGGACAGCcgggccagcagcagctccggggACGACACCCTCAGCGACTCGG atgatgaagatgatgaggaagaggatgaggaagaagaaatagatgTTGTGACAGTGGAGAAAAGACGCTCCTCCTCCAACAAGGCTGTTACCACCCTTACTATTACAGTGGGTCCTAAAAATACCACTTTTCCGTCAGTCAGGACACAGCAGAATGAACTGATTTTAAAGCGTTGCGCACCAATTCACCAGCAGCATAACTATGCCGCTCCTTCTCCATACATGGAGACTGAAGATGCTCCACCgcagaaaaagttaaaaatcgAGGTGCCCCGTCCAGTAAAACCCACGATCCAACCAAAGTCTAAGAGTTCAAGTCCTCGAAACTCTGATTCAGAGGATAGTGAACGTCGACGCAACCATAATATCCTGGAGCGTCAACGGCGTAATGATCTGCGGTCAAGTTTCCTCACGTTAAGGGACCATGTTCCAGAACTGGTTAAAAATGAGAAAGCTGCGAAAGTTGTGATCTTGAAAAAAGCCACTGAATATGTCCATTCCCTTCAGGCAGAGGAGCAGAAGTTACtgctagaaaaggaaaaattgcaAGCCAGGCAACAACAATTGCTAAAGAAAATAGAATACAAGCGGACTTGCTga